A segment of the Delphinus delphis chromosome 20, mDelDel1.2, whole genome shotgun sequence genome:
attccATACAGTTTTCCCTAATGGCTGTACCGATTTACAGTCCTACCAACAATGTAGAaggctttccttttcttcacatcctcacgaacacctatctcttgtcttttttttttttttttttttttgtggtacgtgggcctctcattgttgtggcctctcccgttgtggagcacaggctccggacgaacaggctcagtggccatggctcacgggcccagccactccgtggcacgtgggatcctcccggaccagggcacgaacccgtgtcccctgcatcggcaggtggactctgaaccactgcgccaccagggaagcccatctcttgtctttttgatagtagtattccaaacaggtgtgaggtgatacctcattgtggtttggatttgcatttccctgatgttagtgatgttgagcaccttttcatgtacctgatgaccatttgtatgtctttggataaatatctattcaggtcctttgcccattttaattggattctttcattttttattgttgaattgtatgagttcttatattttctagatattaaccccttatcagataaacactttacaagtattttctcctttaccttaggttgtgttttcattttgtttcccttgttGTTCAGGTTTTTGGCTTGATAtactcccacttgtttatttttactttcattgctTGTGCTATTTGTGtcatccaaaaaaatcattgccaacacCAGTGTAAAGGAGATTTTTCTCTGCGTTTTCTCCTAAATGTTTTACAAGTTtagtcttacatttaaattttttaatccaattcaagttaatttttgtgaatggtgtaagataagggtctagttttcttttttttgcatgtggatatccagtgtTCCCATCACCAATTATGGAGGAGACTGTCCTTtatccattgtgtgttcttgagGTGCCTATCAAAGATGAGTTATATAAGTGTgcctttatttctgggctctctattctgttccattggtctatgtgtctgtttttataccagtGTCATCATGTGctaattaccatagctttgtaatattttgaaatcaggaagtgtgatgcctctaactttgtccttctttctcaagattgctttgactatttgggagTTTTTGTGctgccatacaaattttaggattgtttactctatttctttggaaaatgtcattGGACTTTCGATATGGATTGTTTTCAGTCTGTAAGTTGCTCTTGGTAAAATTAACAGTATTCTTCCAATTTAAGAACactggatgtctttccatttatttgtgttttcttcagttttttccattgttgtcttatagttttcagaacacagatatttcattgttagtttatagaaatgcaattgctttttgcatattgattttgtatcctgcagctttactgataTTGTTTAATAGTTCTAACAGATTTGGGTGGGAGCAGTCCCTGGGGTTTTCTATATAAGAGCATATCTTCTGCAAACacagacagttttacttattttgtgattttgatgccttttttttttctttctgataactATGTGTTCTGGCTAGGTCTTCCagaactgtgttgaatagaaatgtGGACAGTGGGCATTTTTGGCTTGTTCTGGATTTCAGAGGAAAggcttttagtttttaaactttGAGTATAATATTAGTGTGGGCTTATTGTGTATGGGTTTATCGTATTGAgatacattccttctatacctaatttgttgagagtttttaacatGAAACTATCCTCAATTTGTTTAGtgctttttttgcattttttgagacattcatatgatttttatccttcattctgttaatatggtaaGTCATGTTTTTTGACTTGTATATGaggaactatccttgcatcccagggataaatcatacttgataatgataataatgtaaGATTCTTCTTCTGCAGTAAAAACatcaagtcttaaccactggatgacTGCCAGGGAGttacctaaattttttttttattattcaatagTGTAAGATTCTTGAACGTGCTGTTGAGTATTTATTAGGAATTTCTCATTCTATGGTCACCAAGGAGTTTGGcccataattttcctttcttgtagttTGCATATCTTgcttttgtatcagggtaatcCTAGCCTCAGAAATTgagttttgaaatgtttcttcttaagtgttttggaagagttgagGAAGGATTGACATTAATTCTTCTTAAAatctttggtagaattcaccagtgaatctatctcatcctggacttttctttgttgggagatttttttttattaatgattCAGGTTCCTTACTTGTtgttggtctattcatattttttatttcttcatgactcATTGTTGGTAGGTTGTCTGTTTCAAAGAATTTATCCGTTTCTTCTAGTTTATCCAGTTTGTTGGTAtttagttgttcatagtagtttcTTATAACCTTTTTATAAGTAGCCACTTCCCCAATGGAATTTCAAATCTCTTGTGTGGAACAGCATCCCACTGACTCATTCTTAGATGTGACACATCCATTTATGATGATGTTGCCTCCTTCCTATAAAGTTAACATGTACTTCACCAGCATTTATTTGCATTCAGGTTGCTGCTGTGGAGCAGAGGATGCAGAAGCACCCTTTCAACAAAGCATTTCTATAAGCATGTCACAGGCCAGGACTCACAGGGAAGGCTCATTTTCCCAGAAGAGCCACCCCTGTAAGAAGTGTAGTCTGATCTTGAGAGGTGTTTTTCACTTGGCTGAGCATGAAGAAACACAACACAGCCAGAAAGTGTTCGGGTGTAGAATATGTATGAAACGATTTCATTTTAGTGCAAACCTCCAGAAACACCAGAAACAGCATATGGCAGAGAAATCCTTCAGAAACGCTGTAGTCAGGGCCTTGTTTGTGAAAAGCTGCAAATGCCATGTGTCAAGGAAGCCCTTTACCTGTGAGGAAGTAGGGAAAGACTTTCTGGCCACCTTGGGACATCTCCAGCAACAGATCACTCACACCAGGGAGAAGCCAAACAAGATTGCCCAGCGTGAGGCAACTTTACAAAGCAGAGAAAGTCATTACAGCTGGGGAGAATTCAAGAAAGCCTTCAGCCCGAAACATGCACTTGTTCAGAACCAGGGTGTCCACCCTGGAAGACATTGTTTtgtgtgcagtgaatgtgggaagacATTCAGGTACAAATCCTCATTTGTTGTGCACCAGAGAGTGCATACTGGAGAAAGACTTCGTGTGTGTCGTGAATGTGGAAAATCTTTCAGGCGAACCTCAACCCTCAATCTGCATCGAAGAATTCATACTGCAGCAAGGCAGTACAAGTGCAGCAAATGTGGGAAATCCTTTAACCAAAACTTTGTCCTTATTTATCCCTGGAGGAGACACATTGGAGAAAATTGTTACTTGTGCAGTGAATGTGCGCAGTTTCCTAGCTGTAGATCCATCCTAATTCGACAACGGAcaattcacactggagaaaggcgTTATGAGTGTACTCAATGTGGGATATCTTTTAGACGAAAATTTTACCTCATCGTACACTGGAGGgttcacacaggagaaaggcctTACGATTGCAGTGAGTGTGGGAACTCTTTTACCAATAGCTCGGTGCTCGTCCTACACCAGCGGGTACATAAAGGGGAAAGGCCTTTTGcttgcagtgaatgtgggaaatcttttacCAATAGCTCGATACTCATTCTCCACCGGAGAGTTCACACAGGaaaaaggccttatgagtgcagtgagTGTTGGAAATCCTTTAGTCATCAATCTTACCTCACTCAACACTGGAAGGTTCATAGTGGAAAAAGGCCTTATGAATGCAttgaatgtgggaaatcttttatGTCTCGCCGTGGCCTCCATTAtcatcagagagttcacactggaTCAAGGCCTTATGAATGTAGTGAATGTGGGAAGTCTTTTACCTCTCACTCTGGCCTTCGTTAtcatcagagagttcacacaggagaaaggccttatgagtgcagtgagTGTGGAAAATGTTTTACCTCCAGCTCTGCCCTGTGTTATCATCAGAAGACTCATGCTGGAGATAGGCCTTATGAGTGCACTGTATGTGGGAAATGTTTTTCCTCTGGTTCCACCCTCAGTAATCATCAGAgggttcacactggagaaaggccttatgtaTGCAGTCAATGTGGGAAATCTTTCTTCTCTAGTTCCAACCTCAGTaatcatcagagaattcacacaggagaaaggccttatgtgtgcagtgaatgtgggaaatcctttaTCCAAAGGTGCTCCCTTCTTAAACACCAGAGAgttcacacaggagaaaggccttatgtgtgcagtgaatgtgggaaatccttcACCCAAAGATGTCACTTTCTTATACAccagagagttcacactggagaaaggccttacaagtgcagtgaatgtgggaaatcctttTCCACTAGTTACAACCTCAGTaatcatcagagaattcacacaggagaaaggccttatttgtgcagtgaatgtgggaaatcgtTTATCCAAAGATCTTACCTTCTTATACACCAGAGAgttcacacaggagaaaggccttataagtgtaatgaatgtgggaaatcttttacCACTAGGAGGAACCTTCGTTATCATCAGGGAGTTCACACTGGATAAAGGCCTTataagtgcagtgaatgtgggaagtcTTATATCTATAGTTCCATCCTCCAGGATCATCAGAGAATTCATGTAATCAAAAGGtcttatgggggcttccctggtggctcagtggttaagaatccgcctgccaatgcaggggacatgggttcaaaccctggtctgggaagatcccacatgccgtgaagcaactaagcctgtgcatcacaactctTGAGCCTGTGTCTAGAGCccagaagccacaactactgaagcccagatgcctagagcccgtgctccacaatgaagagtagcccccactcgctccaactagagaaagcccacacccagcaacaaagacccaactcagccataaatttaaataaaagaataataaataaatatttttaaaaggtcttaTGAATGCACTGTATATGGAAAATCGTTTAGAGCAAATTCTTATCTCACTGAAAACTGTGGAGTTCACAATGCAGCAAAGCCTTTATGCATGCAGTGAATGTGATAAATCTTTTTCATCTAGGTCCAGACTGTGTTATCATCAGAGTGTTACGATCAGAACAGGGTCAAGGCtttatgagtgcagtgaatgtgagAAATCTTTTATCCAAAGATGTCACCTAATACACCAGAGAGTTCACACAGGAGAAAGACTTTATCAGTGTAGTGACTGTGAGAAATCTTTTACTACTAGGTGTGGCCTATGTGATTATCtgagagttcacactggagaaaagccttatgagtgcagtgaatgtgggaaatctttttCATCTAGGTCTGGTTTCCATTAACATCAGAGTTCACACAGGATCAAGGCCAAATGAGtgtagtgaatgtgggaaatcttttatTTGTAGTTCCATTCTCCAtgaacatcagagaattcacactaaCAAAAGGCCTTATGAATGCACTGAAAGTGGGGAGTCCTTTAGAGTAAATTCTTATCTCATTGAACACTGTAGAGGTCATACTGGAGAAAAGACTTATAAATGCAGTGAATATGGGAAGTCCTTTTCATCTAGGTCAGCCTCCATTAtcatcagagagttcacacaAGATTGAGGCCATATGAGGGTTGTGAACGTGGGAAATCTTTTCCCCAGAGCTCTGCAGTCCTTCACCATCAGTGTTCACAGAGGTGAAAGGCCTCAAGTGTCTGGTGAATGTGGGTAAATCCTTTACCTCTAGTTCCACCCTTTATTCATATCAGAGAGTTCACAGGAAAAGCCCTATTTGTGCCAAGAATTTGGGAAGTCCTTTCCTAAAGAactttcttggggcttccctggtggtgcagtggttgagagtccacctgccatgcaggggacacgggttcataccctggtcagggaagctcccacatgccatggagatgctaggcccgtgagccatggccactgagcttatgcatccggagcctgtgctccgcaatgggagaggccacaacagtgagaggcccgtgtaccgcaaaaaaaaaaaaaaaaaattcctcattaTACATGGTAGAATttacactggagaaaggccttgaACATGCAAAGAAATGTGCAATTTTCTAGTTCAGGGTAATGACGTTGGAAGAAACTGAGGAGCCACCCATCTGAATTCAATCTCATATGTCCAGTTGTCCACAGGGGGAGATGCCCCTTAAGTTTCAGTTACATGGGAAGCATGTGTGGCTATATTGCACTTTGTAATCTGTCCAGGGCTTTTCCCAGATTTATGTCACTGCACATTTCTGTGGCCATTTTACCCCTATCACCTGGCAGGTCCACACCATGGGCATCAGTCACCAGCCCAGTGTGCTCAGGGAAACTGACCTCTGTTCTTCCAAGTGTTGGAGCAAACCAGGAATAGTAGCCCAGTCCGTTAGGGGTTGGTGTTCCCCTCTCTCTGACTACGTGTACAAAAGCCTGAAGGAATGTTGGCCCCGAGAACGTCATATGAATTCAGCTGACAATGTGCAGAGAAGGACAACATTTTCCAGGGACATGTTCTCAAATGCTCAGTTTTTCCGTCTAGCAAGTCACCAACCCAAACTGTGTGCCACACATTGTTTTGGTTTGTATAATATGGATGCCTTACTGTTTAAGACCTACTTTGTTTTTGGAGTTCTTTGTACTGCTAGAGGTTTTTTATAAGGAGATTTGGGCTCCACAGGCATTGGCCTCAGGGAGGATAGTATGATGGCAAAAATTGGCTTGCCATTTTTGGTCAAATTTGCATTAGTGCCGGTGAAGTTGTAGGAGAGAGGGCAGGGCTTTTTGGTCCTCATTTGAAGCCTGGATGCTGTGAGTTTTAGGAGACTCAGACATCACCCTCAAGAGGAGTAAGATGTGACAATCTCAAGTTCTTGGAACAGCATGAATTTTTTCCCCTGTTCACAGGGGATATCACGAGAGATGTCAGCACTGTTGAGAAGAATCTCCTCCCTTGGTTTTGCAAAGAGCATGTGTCCTGATGTCCAAAATTCCATGGGTGACAGTCACTGGTTGTAAGACTATAGGGGTCAGGTTTCTGATACAGAAACTGGGTTAGTAGGGAGCAGAGGGTACAGCAGCCAGCTCATTGGAATATGCCTCTTCTAAAAGTGCATCCACGGATGTCTTTGTGATGATGACCTATGTGCAGGATCAGCGTGTACACAAATCTCAGAACCTTCAGGCATGTTTATCTTGTGTAGCTGAGGTCATTGTCAGAGAAGACAATTGGAAAGTTTTGTGGATTTTTGTAACCTCCCTGCAATGTTTGCCTCAAGGCCGTTGCTGcacaggcagaaaaaagaaaagtagaggaaAGTAGTCCAGGGATGTGGCTCTTGTGAGCCAACCAACATTCCTGTTGACTGAAGTGGAAATATCCTTTATTAATCGCCAGTGTTTGCTGCCACTGAGGCAAGACTGACACCCAGAGGGCATGACAAAAAGATGGTGGAGTCATTATAGGGCTGTCAAATCTATTTTCCAAAAAAGTGGGGCAAacagattttgtttatcttgaagtgctttttttaaagttttatttaggtGTCATTTACATGTAGTAAagtacacatatttaaagtgaagtatTTGGTAAATATTGACATACACATGATACCTGTGAAAACATCATCACAGTCATGGTAATGACCATATCTGTCACCATGTATTTGCCTGATGTCCTTTTGCAGTCTCTGTGTCCCTGCCCTTTTCAGCCCTCCAAGCCCCCATtgatttattttccattataatagatacctttatgttttctataatttatatGATGGAATCCTTAAATGTTTACTctcttttttctggtttcttttatattttataattattttgttatatgATGTTATATTTGTTATACAGATGTTATGTAAGTAGTTCATCCCTCCCTTTTATGTTCTTTTGTGGTTCAGTACTCTTATCTTTAGATATACtgctatttatccattcacttgtttaTGTACATTTTGGGTATTTCCAGAGTTTGACTGTAGAAAATAAACTGGTgcaaacatttgtgtacagttcTTAATATGgatatttgtttcatttatcttttgttCAAAAAATTAGATTGCAGTGTCTGAATCATGAGGTAGGTGAATATTTAGCTTTTGAAGAAACTAACAAATTCTgactaaatatttgtgttttttacatttttaccagcactgtatgagggttccattttctctataTCCTAGCGAATACTTATTTGGTCAGTCGTTTTTAATTTTAACCCTTTTAATAAGTTTGTTACTCTGTCTCACtgttgttttcattgtatttccaTAAGAATTCATGATTAGCATTTTTTCGGATGTTTGATCCCTTTTGTCATTTgctctcttttgtaaaatatccatttttatcttctattttatGAACTTTggctatattctttctttttttttttaacaagtaggACATTGAAACAACAAAGATGTGTATTGGAGTGTCATCCATTTTCACTTGTTGAATAATGTGACTGTTTTatggaagaaatgctttcagtactGGAAGGGCATGCCCtgagttttttcagtttttttgttatGCATGGTGTAATGGACACATGTTACCATACACTTTTAAGATTAATTtgccctgggaattccctgatggtctagtggttaggactctgctagggcctggattcaatccctggtcagggaactaagatcccacaaccaCTCAGTGCAGccaaggggaaaagaagaaaaagattaatCTACCCTAATATGTTGTCCATCACTTTCTGAAGTCCAGACAGTGAATAATGACCTTGCTTTGTAGTGTTTGTCCATTTTCCTGCTCCATTATGGGGGTTGGTAGGTTGGAACAGGACTCTTAGATAGACTAAATGACATCAGGATGAACAGTACATTCTTTGAGTCTCCAAAGCCCGATATGGAGGGAGCTAGGAGGGCAGGGATCAGACTCTCCAAGCCTGGGTCAGGCAACCTGGGTTTGTAGCCCAGATGTTGGATTCACATCCTGGATCCTGTTGCCTTGACTCACAGATAAATGAGTCACTTACCgtctctcctcccccaaccctctgTAAACAGGGATAAGGAGCGTCTTGTCCCCTGGCCTTTAGATGAGCTGCAGAGCCAAGGCTCCCATTCCCCGTGAGGTGGGTATGCCTGTGGTGACACACCGAGCCCAGCCACCCTGCGCTCCTCCTGACTAGCGGCCCGAGCTGATGCCGTGGTGCCACCCTCAGGAGGCCAGTGCTGCAGGACACTGAGGCCTTGCGTGGGTTTCCCACCAGAGAATCTTTAGGTGACTTGTTGGAACTCCTTCAGGTTCAGTTCCTGACGGATGTACAGGCAGTGATGGTATTTAACTTGTTCTTTGTGAGGAGCAATAAAAGGAAGAGACTGGCacttccctggagatccagtggttaagactccatgcttccactgtagggcgcacgggtttgatccctggtcagggaactaagatcccacctgcagtgtgatgcggccaaaaaaaaaaagagaccaaacaaagaggcagaccactcaaTATAGGTAGGTGGCAGTTTTAATGGACAAGGGAACTTATGAGGCTTGTCTTTGGTCTTGTCTTGGCTACAAGTTGTGTGGCTTTCCCCATACACCCAccaaatctttctttttattcttcctttccttccttcctcccttccttttctttcatggatgctgtgtcaggtcttagttgtggcatgcgggatctagttccctgaccagggatcgaacccgaccCCGTGcattgggaacgcagagtcttagccactggaccaccagggaagtccccacccacCAAATCTTAAAAGTTAGTATGGACGCCCTAACTGGATTCAGCCACATACACTGTCTAGATAGTCTCAACACCACATTTCTGTCTGAAGGCTGTATCCTTGGAGCAGCTTCTAGAAGTGGAGAAGACAAGTGAATGCACATTCCAAGGACAGCAGAGTTACTGAGGGGCCTCCAGTTGCCCAGGTCCAGCCTGGGGATCACCCAGCAGTCACGTCTTCTCAATGACCTCCTCCGACACTACCCGCCACCCCGTGACCGGCTCTGCAATCTCCCGAGCTCCCCTCTTCCGCAGCTTGACCACATCCGTCGGCCATGGCTTTCTGTTGCATGGAGGTGGCTCATTTGGCAGATACCTGGCTGTGCTGAAGGCAGATACCTAAGCAGCAGTAGAGGCACAGGCAagaagaaacagactgacagTGTTTCCAAACTCAGTGTCATGTTTTTCCACCAAGAACTCGTGAAAGTTGGCCTCTGTCATCGTGTGACTTCAATATGACGTTAGCCGACTCATGGGGTATGAACATGCCACATTCTGTAGTTAACGGTGCACGCGCCTCCTTGAGTGGTAGTAATAACGTCCACGGCCTTCCTACTTTGGAGGACAGCTTTTCTGTTTAGAGATATTTGAGTTTTCAATAAAGACAGGCTTTGTTGGCTGTCATTTGAGGCTGCCTGGGTGGATTTTCTAAGAGCTGCTATGTGTGCTTTAACACCCTCCAGGCCGATGGAGGCGGATCACACCAGTGGGAAACAAAATGTACCCACCTAGAATTGTGGAGAGGGAGGTTGGCAACTGTTCCTGTGGGGTGGATTCTTCCCTGTGCCCAGGGAAAACCCAGGGTACAGCAACCTGCCACCCAGGTGGAAGCCATGGCCAAAGATTAGTGCCACACAACCATCAGGTCCCATTTAGGGCCACCCAGTGAATACTTGGCCAGTGCAACAAGTCAGTGACCAACTAGTTGCTGTACTTCAATATGATGGAGTGACTGCACAGTTCCAGTGATATCCATCCCCTATCCCTGGCCTCATTATGTTGGTTCTGTTTAGATTTTTCTGTTCCAGCATAGGGCTTTCTGGGTGCTCAGATGTCCATAACCTGGGGTAAGTCACATAAACCCCTCCTATTCTGCACACAGCCACCCATGGCTCTAATaatgtgttgttgttgttttaaatgatACTTGCAGTCGGTTTGACAGGCTGCCTGTGTAGTTTGACAGAAAAAGAATACTCTTACCCATTGTTATCGGTCGTGTATGCCAAAGTCCAGGTCTCTGGATCAGTATTGATAATGTCAGattgttgacctgaaacaaatagactgtcagatatttcttcaataaagacgggattagggacttccctggtggtccagtggttaagaatccgcctgccaatgcaagggacacaggttcgatcctggtcggggaactaagatcccacatgccacggggcaacaaAGCCCGCACACTCTGGAGCCCCCcacgccacaattagagaagccctcatgctgcagtgaagatcctgcatgccacaactgagacctgacgcagccaaataaataaattaaaaaaaataaagatgggcttatttgggatcagcagagagtTACAAATCAGGGTCCATAACTATGGCAAGGCACATGCTATTTCCTGCATGGCAAGGGCAggggaacactttttttttaaaattattttatttatttttggctgcattgtgtctttgttgctttgttgcacattgtgtgtgggctttctctagttgcggcgagcgggggttactctttattgcagtgggcgggcttctcattgcagtggcttctcttgttgtggagcacgggctctaggcacacaggcttcagtggttgtggcatctgggctcagtagttgtggcttgtgggctctagagtgcaggctcagtagttgtggtgcacgggcttagtagctccgcagcatgtgggatcttcttggaccagggctcaaacccgtgtcccctgcattggcaggcggattcttagccactgagcCACGAGGGTAGCCCCGGAACACTTTTATAGACAGGAAAAGGGTGTTgggagggctgtagtaaacaaagagtccatggcatTTC
Coding sequences within it:
- the LOC132416540 gene encoding zinc finger protein 256-like, encoding MASAAAALRDPPQVGVTFEDIALYFSWEEWKLLDEAQRRLYHDVMLENFALISSLGCCCGAEDAEAPFQQSISISMSQARTHREGSFSQKSHPCKKCSLILRGVFHLAEHEETQHSQKVFGCRICMKRFHFSANLQKHQKQHMAEKSFRNAVVRALFVKSCKCHVSRKPFTCEEVGKDFLATLGHLQQQITHTREKPNKIAQREATLQSRESHYSWGEFKKAFSPKHALVQNQGVHPGRHCFVCSECGKTFRYKSSFVVHQRVHTGERLRVCRECGKSFRRTSTLNLHRRIHTAARQYKCSKCGKSFNQNFVLIYPWRRHIGENCYLCSECAQFPSCRSILIRQRTIHTGERRYECTQCGISFRRKFYLIVHWRVHTGERPYDCSECGNSFTNSSVLVLHQRVHKGERPFACSECGKSFTNSSILILHRRVHTGKRPYECSECWKSFSHQSYLTQHWKVHSGKRPYECIECGKSFMSRRGLHYHQRVHTGSRPYECSECGKSFTSHSGLRYHQRVHTGERPYECSECGKCFTSSSALCYHQKTHAGDRPYECTVCGKCFSSGSTLSNHQRVHTGERPYVCSQCGKSFFSSSNLSNHQRIHTGERPYVCSECGKSFIQRCSLLKHQRVHTGERPYVCSECGKSFTQRCHFLIHQRVHTGERPYKCSECGKSFSTSYNLSNHQRIHTGERPYLCSECGKSFIQRSYLLIHQRVHTGERPYKCNECGKSFTTRRNLRYHQGVHTG